Proteins co-encoded in one Papaver somniferum cultivar HN1 chromosome 5, ASM357369v1, whole genome shotgun sequence genomic window:
- the LOC113279645 gene encoding uncharacterized protein LOC113279645 produces the protein MVIHNSSPGKKGNIWLFWNKSISQPQVISVSSQMITVSVGDVLVSGVHAHVKVVQRRFLWSEMQLVSDLNKPWIVLGDFNAVISQEEKVGGRLPNETAMLELSECLNQCELLPAPKTGLQFSWSNCQQGKCWEKTVVGDPAFQFLQKLKELKRALNEWNCKVFGDVNVKIKKLKKE, from the exons ATGGTAATCCATAATTCTAGTCCTGGAAAAAAAGGTAATATCTGGTTATTCTGGAACAAAAGTATAAGTCAACCACAAGTTATTTCTGTCTCAAGTCAAATGATAACAGTCAGTGTTGGAGATGTATTAGTATCTGGAGTTCATGCACATGTTAAAGTagttcaaagaagatttttgtggTCTGAAATGCAGCTTGTCAGTGATCTTAACAAACCATGGATAGTTCTTGGTGATTTTAATGCTGTAATATCTCAGGAAGAGAAAGTCGGAGGTAGACTTCCAAATGAAACTGCAATGTTGGAACTCAGTGAATGTCTAAATCAATGTGAATTACTTCCAGCTCCCAAAACAGGCTTACAATTCTCATGGTCAAACTGTCAACAAGGAA AATGTTGGGAGAAAACAGTTGTTGGAGACCCTGCTTTTCAGTTCTTGCAAAAATTGAAAGAGTTAAAAAGAGCTTTGAATGAATGGAATTGTAAGGTTTTTGGTGATGTTAATGTCAAGATAAAAAAGCTGAAGAAAGAGTAA
- the LOC113279644 gene encoding uncharacterized protein LOC113279644 produces the protein MGMKVQALIKDGNWCVPLELQQYIHTANLPTIKGGSDQIVWIGGSKNKFSTTDAVEKIREKEVILQWPKYIWKHFLHPSIASNIWKLQQKVYVDDEIMRNRGYEMVSFCYICAAEQDSMNHTLWKCQFSSAIWSWLNSVFGFANPASFEEVCKAAKTKSSMIKQIWMTAACATMKELWFQRNAKLFEEKTPNLNRFKCRIMQLVYEGGYIMNGVR, from the coding sequence ATGGGAATGAAAGTTCAGGCTTTAATAAAAGATGGTAATTGGTGTGTTCCATTGGAATTACAACAATACATTCACACAGCTAATCTGCCAACAATAAAAGGTGGAAGTGATCAGATAGTATGGATTGGTGGAAGTAAGAATAAGTTCTCAACAACTGATGCAGTtgagaaaataagagaaaaagaaGTTATTCTGCAATGGCCAAAATACATTTGGAAACATTTTCTTCATCCCAGCATTGCTAGCAATATCTGGAAGCTGCAGCAaaaagtgtatgttgatgatGAGATAATGAGAAATAGGGGATATGAAATGGTATCATTTTGTTATATCTGTGCTGCTGAACAGGATAGTATGAATCATACACTTTGGAAATGTCAGTTCAGTTCTGCTATATGGAGTTGGCTTAATTCTGTATTTGGTTTTGCAAATCCAGCATCATTTGAAGAGGTGTGTAAAGCAGCTAAAACTAAAAGTTCAATGATAAAACAAATATGGATGACAGCAGCCTGTGCAACCATGAAAGAATTGTGGTTTCAGAGAAACGCCAAATTATTTGAAGAGAAAACTCCCAATCTCAACAGGTTCAAATGCAGAATTATGCAACTAGTGTATGAAGGTGGGTACATAATGAATGGAGTCAGATGA